DNA sequence from the Streptomyces canus genome:
GTACGGCCTCCACGAGCAGGAACAACCCGCGCATGCCCGGGTGCTGGGCGGACAGGCCCCCGCCGTCCGTGTTCACCGGCAGGTCCCCGCCCTCGACCTTCAGCCGTCCCTTCTCCACGAAGACACCGCCCTCACCCTTGGCGCAGAAGCCGAGGTCCTCCAGCGTCACCAGCGTCATGTAGGTGAACGCGTCGTAGATCTGGGCCAGTTCGATCTCCTCGGGGCGTACGCCCGCCCGCTCGAAGGCCAGCCGTCCGCTCACCGCCGCCGGGGACACCGTGAAGTCGGGCCACTCGGACATGCTGACGTGCGAGACGTACTCCCCGGTGCCGAGCACCCAGACGGGAGCGGTACGGCAGTCCCGTACGTACTCCTCGGCCGCGAGCAGCACCGCCGCGCCGCCGTCGGAGCGGATGCAGCAGTGCAGCTTGGTGAAGGGGTCCGCGATCATCGGGCCGGACAGGACGTCGTCGACGGTGATCGGGTCGCGGAACATCGCGTCGGGGTTGAGGGCGGCGTTGGCGCGGGCCTGGACCGCGATCTGCGCCAACTGCTCGATGGTCGTGCCGTGTTCGATCATGTGGCGGCGGGCAGCCATCGCGTACTTGGCGATCAGGGTGTGACCGTAGGGCACCTCGAACTGGAGCGGGCCGCGGGCGCCGAAGGAGAGGGTGCCGGTGCGGCGGCCCGCCCTGATGTCGGCGCGGGCGGTGGAGCCGTAGACCAGCAGGACCGCGTTGGCGTGTCCGGCGGCGATCGCGTCGGCCGCGTGCGCCGCCATGACCTCCCAGGTGGAGCCGCCGACCGAGGTCGAGTCGACCCAGGTGGGGCGCAGGCCCAGGTACTCGGCGATCTCGACGGGGGCGAGGGTGCCGGTGCCGGCCGAGGCGAGGCCGTCGACCAGCGAGCGGTCCAGTCCGGCGTCGGCCAGGGCGCGGCGGGCGGCCTGGGCGTGCAGGGTGTAGGGGGTCGCGTCGTCCACACGGCCGCAGTCGGCCAGGGCCACGCCGGTGATCGCGACTTTCCGGCTCCCGGGGGGCATGAGGGGCTCCTGCCTCTGGGCATCTGGTGCGGGCGCTCCTAATATGACGGACCGTCAGATCAGGAGGGAAGAGGAAGAGCCATGGACGCTCGCTTCACCGCCGAACAGGACGAGATCCGACGTGCCTTGAGGGAGCTGCTGCGCAGGCGTTGCGGGCCCGAGGAGTCGAGGAGTGCGGTCGACACTCCGGCCGGCTACGACCCGGCACTGTGGACGGCCCTTGCCGAACAGCTGGGACTGCCGGGGCTGGCGCTTCCCGAGGCGTACGGCGGTGTGGGGTGCTCGGTGACGGAACTGGCGCTGGCCTGCGAGGAGACGGGGCGGGTGCTGGCGCCCTCGCCGTTGCTGGGCACGGCGGTTCTCGTGGCCCCGCTGGTGCTGGCCCTGGGGACGGAGTGGCAGCGCGCCGATCTGTTGCCCCGGATGGCTTCCGGCACGTTGACCGCTGCCCTTGCCGTGCCCCCCGGGGCGGCGCTGGGGCTCACCGGCGACAACAGTGCCGAGTGGGCGGGCGGGGGGCGCGCGGGCGGGGTCCAGGCCCGGCGGTCCGGCGGTGCGGGTGGGGGTGCCGTCGCTACGGAGGGGGCGGGGAGGCCGCGTCCCGAAGAGCAACCCCACACTCTCGGCTGGCGGTTGTACGGCGAGGTCGATCAGGTCCTCGACGGCCACAGCGCCGATCTCCTGCTCGTCGCCGCACACGCGGGAGGGTTCGCCCGGTCCCGTACGCTCCTCTTCCTCGTCCCCGGCGACGCCCCCGGGCTCGTGCGCACCCGGCAGCGTGCCCTCGACGCCACCCGCCCCCAGGCCCGCGTTCAACTGCGGGACGTAGAAGCGGAGTTGCTCGGTGATGACGGGGCCGATGTCCTGGGGGCCCTCGCCCGCACAGGGGGCACCGCCGCCACCGTCCTCGCCTGTGAAGCCGTCGGGGCCGCCGACCGTGTGCTGGAGATGACCGTCGAGTACGTCAAGCAGCGGGAGCAGTTCGGGCGGGCGGTCGGGTCCTTCCAGGCCGTGAAGCACCGGCTCGCCGATGTGTACGTCCAGCTTCAGGCGGCCCGTTCCGCGGCCTGCTTCGCCGCCTGGGCCGCCGTTCACGACGGGGGGCGGGTCGGTGGGCTCGCCCTCGCCCAGGCCCTCGAAGCCCTGCGCACGGCCGCCGCCGAGGGCATTCAGCTGCACGGCGGCATCGGGTTCACCTGGGAGCACGAGGCGCAGCGGTACTTCAAGCGCGCCACCGGGGACGAGCTGCTCTTCGGCCCCGCGCACCGGCTGCGGGCGCACGCCGCCGACGCGGCGCGGCTCTTCGAGCGGGCGGAGGTGTCGGTGTGATCGGGGCGAGGGTGGTCCAGCGGGTGTCGTCCACGCGCGGCTTCGCCAAGGTCGCGCCGCATGTGATTCCGGCCCTGGACCGGGCCGTGCACCGCATCACGCGGGGCAAGTTCCTGCTCAGCGCGCAGATGCTGCCGGGAGTCGTGCTCACCTCGACGGGCGCGAGGAGCGGGCTGTCCCGCCGGACCCCGCTCGCCTGCATGCCCGAGGAGGAGGGCCGTACCTGGATCCTCATCGGCTCCAACTTCGGCCGCGACGGCCACCCCGCCTGGACCGCCAACCTCCTTGCCCACCCCGAGGCCTCGGTCAGCTGGAAGGGGCGGGACATCGCGGTGACGGCGACGCTGCTGACGGGGGAGGAGCGGGCGGCCGTGTGGAAGACCGCGCTGGCGTTCTGGCCGCCGTACGCCACCTATCAGGCACGGGTCGAGCGGGAGATACGTCTCTTCCGGATCACCCGGAGGTGATGGCCGGACGCACGACAGGCGGCTGTCCACCCGTGTGAACAGCCGCCTGCCAGACAGGACTCGAGGAGGGCCGTTATTTCGTCGGCTTCTTGCCCGTCACGCCCAGGTGCACCAACAGCGCCAGATTCGGCTTGAGTTCGGCCTGTTTGACGCCCCAGGTCTGGAAGCCCTTCTGGTGCGAGGCCACCGCGGCGAGCATCGCGACGAGGGAACCCGCGACCGCGGCCGGGTTGACGTCCTTGTCGACCTTGCCCTTGGACTGGAGCTCGGTGACCGCGTCCACCAGGGAGTTGTTCACCGAGTTGAGGATCTTCATGCGGATCTTGTAGAAGCGTTTGTCGCCCTCGGCGGCGCCGAGGTCGACCACGCGCAGGATCGCGTCGTTCCTGCGCCAGAACTCCAGGAAACCTTCCACGAGTTCCTGCGCGGTCTGCCATCCCGCCTTGCCGACCCACGACCGGCCTTCGAGCAGCTGGGTCAACTGACCGCCCTCGGTGGCCATTTGCTCGGCGATCTCCAGGACGGCTCCCTCGACGTCCGGGAAGTACTGGTAGAAGGTCGCGGGTGAAGTGCCCGCCTTCCGGGCGACATCGATGACCTTGACGTCCCGGTAGGGGGAGGAGCTGAGCATCTCGCTGAGGCAGTCGAGCAGCTTCTGCCGGGTCGCCTGCCCACGCCGGCCGGCCACACGGCCGTCGACGGTACGCACTTGTCCTGTCATGCCGTCAGCTTACCGAGGGGTGATCGGAGCGCGATTCGGCCGACTGCAAATGGGGTGCGCGGGGCCGGGGAGACGGGTGTGCCTGGTCCTGCGGGGTGCGTGCGACGCCGTTACTTTGACGGTATGGCCGAAAACAGGGCATCCGCAGACGGAACGGGATACGGCGAGGGCGTCCCCTGCTGGGTGGACGCGCAGCTTCCCGACGTGGCCGCCGGACAGCGGTTCTACGGTGAGCTCTTCGGCTGGACCTTCCACGACCGGCCGGACACCCACGGGGGTTCCGTGTGGGCCCACCACAAGGGCCGTCCCGTCGCCGCCCTCGCCCACAAGACGGACGGCCGGATGCCCACCGTGTGGACGGTCTACTTCTCCACCCCGGACATCGAGGGCCTCGCCGACCGGATCTGGGCGGCCGGCGGACAGGTCGTCACCGCGCCCATGCCGGTGGCGGAGCTGGGTGCGTCCGCGCTGGTCACCGATCCGGAGGGGGCCGTCTTCGGCCTCTGGGAGCCGGGCAGCCATCCCGGTTTCGGTGTGCGGCACGAGCCCGGCACCTTCGCCTGGGCCGAGCTGTACGCGCGGGACACCGAGGCAGCCAACACCTTCTACGGCGGGCTCTTCCACGACGCCCTGTTCGGACCCGAGGCCCACCCCGACTTCGGCCGCGCGCCGGTCTCCGACGTGTTCCCCGTCGAGATGCCGCCCCACTTCCTCGTGCACTTCGGTGTCGAGGACTGCGAGGCCGCGCTCGGGACGGTCGGCCGGCTCGGCGGGCGGGTCCAGGCGCCGCCATTCGAGACGTCGTACGGAAATGTGGCCGTCGTCACCGACAATCAGGGAGCGTCGTTCGCCCTTCTGGAGCGCTCGGAGCGATAGAAGGTTCCGCTTTGAGGTGAGACACCCCAATTGACCCCGGGTTCGCCAGCAGGCCTCCGGCCAGGAAGAATCAGGGTTGCGTGCCGCCATGGCGGTGCGGTGGTGAGACGCTGCACGGGGTCGCGTACATATGTGGGTGGCGCGGCTTGTACGGGGAGGTGGCAGGCAGAGTGGTGGATCAGCTGACGCAGCACGATCCGCGCAGGATCGGGCCGTTCGAGGTGCTGGGACGGCTGGGTGCCGGCGGCATGGGGCTGGTCTATCTCGCGCGCTCGGCGTCGGGCCGGCGGGTGGCGATCAAGACGGTTCGTACGGAGCTCGCCGAGGACCAGCTCTTCCGGGTCCGCTTCACCCGTGAGGTGGAGGCGGCCCGGGCGGTCTCCGGTTTCTACACGGCCGCCGTGGTCGACGCCGACCCGCGCGCGGCCGTGCCGTGGCTGGCCACGGCGTACGTCCCCGCGCCCTCCCTCGAAGAGATAGTGAACGACTGCGGGCCGCTCCCGGCCCAGGCGGTGCGCTGGCTCGCGGCGGGCGTCGCGGAGGCGCTGCAGTCCATCCACGGCGCCGGGCTGGTCCACCGTGACCTCAAGCCCTCCAACGTCCTGGTGGTCGAGGACGGCCCCCGGGTGATCGACTTCGGTATTGCGTCCGGCGTCTCGAACACCCGTTTGACGATGACGAACGTCGCCGTCGGCACCCCCGCCTACATGTCGCCCGAGCAGGCGAAGGACTCCCGCAGCGTCACCGGCGCCAGCGACGTCTTCTCGCTCGGCTCCATGCTGGTCTTCGCCGCCACCGGCCACCCGCCCTTCCACGGCGCCAACCCGGTCGAGACGGTCTTCATGCTGCTGCGCGAGGGCCCCGACCTCGAGGGCCTCCCGGACGAGCTGCGGCCACTCATCGAGTCCTGTATGCAGATGGAGGCCACGGGGCGTCCCAACCCGGCCGACCTCCAGGCCCAGCTGGCACCCCACCTCTTCGGCTCCGGCTCGGACGACAGCGGTACGGCCTCGGCCTGGCTGCCCGAGAAGGCCGTGGCCATGATCGAGACGCGGCGCGGCGGGCGCCCGGCGCCCACCCAGGCCGGTGGTGCCCGCAGCGGAGGCGGCCGCCCCGCCGTACCGCCGCCGCCCGCCTACGACCCGCCGCAACCCGCCCCCGTCCCCGTCGGCGCCCCCGACACCGGCCCCGTACGCCTCGCCGGTGCCCAGGTGCCCATCGGGCCCGGACCGCGCGTCGCCGACGCCCGTGCCGCCGCCGTGAAGGCGCCCCCGCCGGAGGCCGGCCTGGTCGCCACCTGGTCCCGGCCGCGCCCCGGTGTCAACGGCACGGAGCCCGCCGTGGGCCCCGCCGTACCGGCACTCCCGCCCGCGCCGCCGGAGAACCCGGGCGGCTGGCGGCCCTGGCGGTTCCGTATGTCGAACGACGTGTGGGGCACCCCGGCCGTCGCCGGGGACCTTGTCTACGTCACCTCCTTCGAGGTGCACGCCCTCGACGTCGGCACCGGCCGCCGTCGCTTCAAGACGCGGGACGTGGCCTGGTCGATGGCGGTCGCGGACGGCCGTATCCATGCCTCCGACGGCCCCACGCTCTTCGCCCTCGACGCCCGCGAGGGCGCCGACCAGTGGCGGCTGAACACGGACGCGTGGGTGTACTCCCTCAAGGCCGAACGCGGGACGGTGATCACCGGGACCCGCGGCGGCGGTGTGCAGGCCTGGGAGTCCGCCACCGGACGCAAGCTCTGGGAGCTGGCCGGCTGCCAGACCGACTTCGAGTCCCCCGAGGCCGGCCCCGCGCTCCACGAGGGCACGGTCTACGTCTGGCAGGAGGGCCGCCTGCGGGCCCTGGACGCCCGCACCGGTGAGGAGCGCTGGGCGTTCCCCATCGGCGACGCGGCCTCCTGCGGCGGGGTGCCGATCCGGGTGGCCCAGGCCCACGACGGGTTCGTGTACATCTCGGCCGGGACGCGCGTCATGGCCCTCGACGTGGCGAGCGGACGGGTGCGCTGGCACTTCGAGGCCCCGGCCGTCTTCCTGTGCCCGCCGACCTTCGTACCGGGGGCCGCGGTCACGGGCGGCGGGGTGTACCTCGCCGACTACCTCGGCACGGTGTACGCCCTCGACGCGGCCGACGGCCGCGACCGCTGGCGCATCGCCACCGAGGCCCGGGCCTCGGTCGAGCCGGTGCTGGTGGCCGGGGGACACGTCCATGTGGGCAGCGGCAAGGGGCTGTACACGCTGGACGCCGTCACCGGTACGCCGAAGTGGCGGTTCCAGGCGGGCGGGGACATCGTGGGGGCGCCCGCGGTGGCCGAGGGGCGGATCCACTTCGGGTCCACCGACCATCTGCTCTACACCCTGAAGGCCGATGACGGCCGCCTGCGCTGGAAGCTCGCGACCGGCGGGGAGATCACCGGGTCGCCGGTGGTCAAGGACGGGGTCGTGTACGCATGCAGCAAGGACCGGTGCGTGTACGCGCTGGACGCGGAGAAGGGGACGGGAACGGCCAGGGCCACCTGAGCGTGATGTCGGAGGCCCCCGTTAGAGTGATCGCATGCATTCACGGGGGCGTGTTCTCAAATTCACGGCAGTCATGGCGATGGTGGTGCTCGCGCTGACGGGCTTCTCCAGCGGGCACAAGAGCAGCGGGCGGCACAAGAGCAGCCACAGGGACAGTGACAGCGGCGGTGGCTGCAGCAGCTCCCGCCAGCAGCACGACAGCTATACACCCCGCACCACCAGCACCCGCAGCAGCTCCAGCAGCTCGGCCCTCAGGGACGGCACCGCGCTGGTGGTGAGCTGCGCGACGACGGCGATCCCGTACGCGACGGTCGAGGTCACCAACCCGAACAGCCGCCAGGCCACCTTCGAGGTCGAGTTCGCCTTCGCGGACGCGGCAGGCAAGGCGCTGAGCTCGCAGACCAAGCGGATCTCGGTGCCCGCGAGGGGCACGTCGAACGTCCAGGTGAAGGCGAGCCCGTCCCTCCTGGCCGAGCTCGACCACTGCCAGGTCGAGCCGGAAGCCGACCTGGTGAACTGACCGTCAGCCCCGCAGCTCCGTCAGGAAGTCGACCAGGGCCGCGTTCACCTCGTCCGGGCGCTCCTGCTGGGTCCAGTGGCCGCAGCCCGGGAGCAGGATCGGGTCCCGGACCAGATTGGGCATCAGCTCCGGCAGGCGCTCGATCAGTTCCGCGGTGCCCGGGAACGCCGGGACCAGATCCCGGTCGCCGTACATGTAGAGCGCGGGCGGGGTGACCCCGGCGCCGTGCCAGGGGGCCGTCAGCTCCCAGTTGCGGTCCAGGTTGCGGTACCAGTTGAGGGCGCCGGTGAACCCCTTGGCATAGCTCGCGGTGAGCTCGTCCAGGTCCTCCTCGGTGAGCCAGGCGGGCAGCTCGTCGGGCTCGGGCATGTCCGCGAGCCAGCCCCGCTCCAGGTCGGTCACCAGTGCCTGTTCGTAGTACCCGCCGCCCGCGCCGTCGCCCGAGGCGCCGACCAGCAGCCTGCGCAGCGCGGAGCGGGGGTCCTTGCCGAACTCGGCGTCGGCCACGCCGGGCTGTGCGAAGTAGTTCCAGTAGAAGTGCCCGCCGAACCGTTCCCGCATGGTCTGGAGGGGTGGCCGCTCACCCCGGAACGGCGGCGGCACGCTCAGCCCCGCCACCCCGCGCACCACGTCGGGCCGCAACAGCGCGGTGTGCCACGCGACCGGCGCCCCCCAGTCGTGCCCGACGACGAACGCCCGCTCCTCGCCCAGCGCGTGCATCAGTCCGACGACATCGCCGACCAGGTGGAGGATGCTGTACGCCGACACGTCCTGCGGATGGTCGCTCGCGCCGTATCCGCGCTGGTCCGGCGCGACCACCCGGAACCCGGCGGCGGCCAACGGCCCGAACTGGTGGCGCCAGGAGTGCCAGGACTCCGGGAAGCCGTGCAGCAGCACGACGAGCGGCCCCGCGCCCTCCTCCGCGATGTGCAGCCGTATGCCGTTCACGTCGACCATGCGATGTTCCACCATGGGGCGAGCATACGCCTGTATAGGACACCGACATTGCTAACGCAACCTGAATCCGGACTGCCGGGAACGGAACAGTTCGGCCTGCCGGTCCAGGGGGAGGTTCCCGAGCGAGATGAGGTGGGGTGCCTGCGCGAAGCCCTGTTGCACGGCGGCCTCCTTGGCGGCCCAGAGTGCGCGGACCGTGCCCTGCACCCCTTCCGGCGGATAGCCGGCGATGACCTCGGCGGCGGCGGCCGCGGCGGCCGACGCCCCGCCCGGTGACGTGAGTTCGGTGACGAGCCCGATGGCGTGGGCGCGCTCGGCGGAGAGCCGTTCCGCCGATCCCATCAGCGCCAACCGCGCGGCCTCCCCGTGCGGCATGACCTGCGCCATGAGCACCGACTCGTAGGCGCTGACCATTCCGTAGGTGGTGTGCGGGTCGAAGAACGTGGCGGCCGGGTCGGCGAGGAGGAAGTCGCTCTCCCCCAGCAGGTAGAAGGCGCCACCGCAGGCCATCCCGTTCACGGCGGCGATGACCGGTTTCCAGAGGTCGTTGGACTTCGGGCCGATGTGGAGGAGCGGATCATCCGCCATGTAGGGGGAGTTGGGCTGCGGAACCTCGGCGTCCCGGTCGAGTCCGGTGCAGAAGGCCCGCTCGCCGGCACCGGTCAGGACCACGGCCCGTATGGTGTCGTCGAAGCGCAACTCGCGCCAGGCGGCGATGAGTTCGTCCCGCAGGCCCAGGTCGATGGCGTTCAGCCGGTGCGGCCGGTCGAGGGTGACGACGGCGACTCCGGTGTCCTTGTCGGCGGTGACCCGCAGGCCGGTCACGACAGCACCCACTGGGGAAGCCCGTCGGCGAACACCACGTGCACCCGGGCGCCGATCCGGATCCGGCCCGGATCGAGGGAGTTCAGCGGCGCCCCGGCCACGGTGACCAGGTTCCCGACCAGCCGTATCCGGGGGGCCTCCTCCAGTTCGACGACGACCACGTTGTACGGCGCCTGCGCCGCGTAGTCGGGCAGGAGGGGCGGGTGGGGGACGACGTAGGACCAGACGCGGCCGCGCCCGGAGACCGGCCGCCACTCCTCGGCGAACGACTGGCAGTGCGGGCAGCAGGGCCGGGGCGGAAAGCGGAGTTCCCCGCAGTCGGCGCAGGCCTGGACGCGCAGTTCGCCCCGGGCGGCGTACTCCCAGAAGGGGGCGCCCGTGGTGTCCTTCACCGGTTCGAGCATGTCAGCTCCTGTTGGTCAGCAGCAGGGCGGAGGTGGGGACGCCCTCGCCGGCGGTGACGAGGCAGGTGGTGGCGTCCGGTACCTGGGCGGTGCTGGTCCCGCGCAGCTGCCGGACGCCTTCGTCGATGAGGTTGAAGCCGTGCACGTAGGCCTCGGACAGTCCTCCGCCCGAGGTGTTGATCGGCAGCCGTCCGCCGATCTCCAGGGCCCCGCCCTCCGTGAAGGAACCGCCCTCTCCGCGGCCGCAGAATCCGTAGCCCTCCAGGGAGAGCGGGACGAGGGAGGTGAACGCGTCGTAGATCTGGGCCACGTCGACGTCCTGCGGGGTGAAGTCGGCGTGCTTCCACAGGTGTCGGGCTGCGGTCCAGGCGGGGCCGGTGAGCGGGTCGTCGTTCCAGTAGTTGACCATGCCGTGGTGCTGGGCGGGCAGGCCCTGGGCGGCGGAGTGGACGTAGACGGGAGTGTTCGGGCAGTCGCGGGCGCGCTCCCGGCTGACCAGCACACAGGCCAGCGCCCCGTCCGTCTCCAGGCAGTTGTCGAAGAGGCAGAGAGGTTCGCTGATCCAGCGGGAGGACATGTACATCTCGCGGGTCAGGGGGCGGTCGTACATGATCGCGGCGGGGTTCTGGTTGGCGCGGTTGCGGCAGGCGAGGGCGACGTTGAAGAGGTGGTCTCGGGTGGCCCCGTACTCGTGCAGGTAGCGGCGGGTGAGCATGGCGATCTCGTCGGCGGGGCGGAGCAGACCGAAGGGTCTCGTCCACTGGGCCGGGGTGGGGAGCTGGACGGTGGTGTTGGTCCAGGGGCGGGGCCCCGAGCCGCGCTTCCGCGACCGCCAGGCGACACCGACGCTCGCCTGCCCGCTCGCTATCGCCGCCGCGAGATGCGCGACCGTGGCGCACGAACCGCCGCCGCCGTAGCCGGCCTTGCTGAAGAAGGTGAGGTCGCCGAGGCCGACGGCCTTGGCCAGCTCGACCTCGTCCGTCTCCTCCATGGTGTACGAGGCCAGGGCGTCGACCTCGCCGGGAGCGATCCCGGCGTCGTCGAGGGCGGCGAGAACGGCCCGGCAGGCCAGGGTTCTCTCGTCCTCGGCGAGGTGTCTGGCGAAGGGAGTCCGTCCGATACCGACGATCGCCGTGGCGTCCTTGAGGGTCACGCTCCACGCACCTCCGCACACTGTGAGGCCTGCTGACAGCCCGTCAGGCTACAGCTAATCTGACGGGTAGTCAGCTAACGCGTTTCCGCTTTCGGGGAGGCCGATGTGGAGTGGCGGAGCATCCCGGAGCTGGTCGCCCGGGCCGCGGAGCGGTACGGCGCCGCGGAGGCGGTCGTGGAGGGCCGGAACCGGGTCACGTACGGCGAGTTGGGCGCCCGCGTGGAGCGGGCGGCGGCCGCCTGCATCGCGAACGGCGTGCGGCCGGGCGACCGGGTGGCCGTCTGGGCCCCCAACTCCCTGGACTGGATGGTCTCGGCGCTGGGCGCGGTGTCGGCGGGCGCGGTCCTGGTGCCCCTCAACACCCGCTTCAAGGGCGCCGAGGCGGCGGATGTGCTGCGCCGCAGCGGGACCCGGCTGCTGTTCGTGACCGGCACCTTCCTGGGGACGTCGTACGTGGCGTCCCTGCGCCGCGCCGTCGCGGAGGGGCCGGCGCTGCCGGAGCTGGAGCAGGTGGTGGTGCTGTCGGACGACGCCCCGGCGGACTTCCGTACCTGGAAGGACTTCCTGGCGAGCGGGGACGGGGTCGGTCGGGCCGAGGTACGGGCGAGGGCCGCGGCGGTCGAGGGGTCCTGGCCGTCGGACATCGTCTTCACCTCCGGGACCACCGGCCGCCCCAAGGGCGCGGTGATCACCCACGAGCAGACCTTGCGGGCCTACGACGTCTGGTGCGAACTGGCCGGGCTGCGGCAGGGCGACCGCTACCTGATCGTGAACCCCTTCTTCCACACCTTCGGTTACAAGGCCGGGGTGATCGCCTGTCTGATGCGCGGGGCGACGATGATCCCGCAGCCGGTGTTCAGCGTGGACACCGTGCTGGCGAACATCGCGGCGGAACGGATCTCGGTGCTGCCGGGCCCGCCGACCCTCCACCAGTCGCTCCTCGACCATCCGGCGCGCGATTCCCACGACCTGTCCGCGCTGCGCCTGGTGGTGACGGGCGCGGCGGTGGTGCCGCTCAGGCTGGTCGAGCAACTGCACGGCGAGCTGGGCGTGGAGACGGTCCTGACCGCGTACGGCCTCTCGGAGGCGAGCGGCATCGTGACGATGTGCCGGCGCGGCGACCCGCTGCCGGTGATCGCGTCGACCTCCGGACGGGCCATCCCCGGGACGGAGGTACGGGTCGAGGCGCCGGCCGGCGAGCCCGGCGAGGTCCTCGTCCGCGGCTTCAACGTGATGCGCGGCTACTACGAGGACGAGGCGGCCACCGCGGAGGCCGTGACGGAGGACGGCTGGCTGCGCACCGGTGACATCGGCGTCCTGGACGAGGCGGGCAACCTGCGGATCACCGACCGGCTGAAGGACATGTTCATCGTGGGCGGCTTCAACGCCTACCCGGCGGAGATAGAGCAACTCCTCGGGCTGCACCCGGCGGTGGCCGACGTGGCGGTCGTCGGTGTGCCGGACGCACGGCTCGGCGAGGTCGGCAGGGCGTACGTGGTCCGCCGCCCGGGCGCGGTCCTCACCGCCCACGACCTCATCGCCTGGGCCCGCCGGGAGATGGCGAACTACAAGGTGCCGAGGTCGGTGGAGTTCGTGGCGGAGCTGCCGCGGAACGCGAGCGGGAAGGTGGTGAAGGGGGAGCTGCGCCGGTCCTGAGCGACCGGCCCCGGACATGCCTCGGCCGCGACGGCTCCCCCTCCGCGCCGCCGCGGCCGATCCCCGTGCGAGGAAAGTCCTTGTCAGGCCTTCTCGTCCGTGGCGTGGTTGTCGAGCGGCTTGACCGTGCCGTCCGTCGTGCCGGCGGCCAGGGTGACGACCTTCTCGGCGCCGGTGGCGTGGTTGTCGAGGGTGGTGACCTCGTCCTCGGTCCCCGTGGCGTGGTTGTCGAGCGGCTTGACCGTGCCGTCCTGCTTCTCGGTTGCACTCATGGGTGGTGACACTCCCGGTTGTGTGATGGGCGAGGCCCGCCCGGCGACTCCCCCGAGGGTCGCCGGGCGGGCATGTCAGGGTCGGTAACCCCAGCGATGGAGACCACCGCTGACCCGTCTGCCCCCCGACGCGACGGATCGACACGATGAGCTTGCCGTGCGGCGATAAACGAACGATGAACGTCCTTCCGCCGGACGCCTAGACGGTGGCCGACGGGGCGAGCAGGAGCCGTACGTCGGCCGCCTCCGGCGAGCCCAGCTGCTCGTAGATGCCGAGCGCCTCCTGCCAGCACGCCTCCGCCCGGCCGGGCTGTCCGAGCCCGCTGAGGGCGCGGCCGAGCACGGTCAGGACGTTGCCGCGCCGCCACTCGCCGCCGATGCCCCGCAGTACGGCCAGGGCCTGCTCGGTCAGGGCGGCGGCCTGCGTGGGCCGGTGGCCGACGAGGTGCGCCTCGGCGAGCCGGAAGAGCGTCATGCCCTCCCACAGCCGCTGCCGGCTGTCGCGGAAGACCTCGAGCGCCTCGGTCAGCCGGTCCACCGCGGCGTCCAGCCGACCCTGCCCGGTGAGGGCCAGGCCCAGCGCGTACCGGCCGTTCGCGCCGCGCAGCGTGTGCCCCAGCCGGTCGTAGATGACGATGCCCTGCTGGGCGAGTTCCACGGCGCTGGTGCTCTGCCCCATGGCCAGGTGGATGCGGGAGAGGTTGCACAGCGCGCTGGCCTCGCCCGCGAGGTTCCGGTCGTGCCGGAAGCTCTCGATGGCCTCCTTCAGGTACGCCTCGCCCTCGGGGTGACGCCCTTGGTAGAGCGCGATGATGCCGCGGTCGTTGGCGGCCCAGCAACGGGGCGCCAGGTCGTCCGCCGCGCGGGCGAGGTCCATGGCCAGCCGGGCCTCGGCATCGGCCTGCTCGAAGCGGCCGGCGACGAGATGGACGTTGGTCAGCGTGGTGAGCGCACGCGCACGGCTGCGCGGGTCGTCCGTCGCGTCGGCCGCGTCCCG
Encoded proteins:
- a CDS encoding FadD3 family acyl-CoA ligase, translating into MEWRSIPELVARAAERYGAAEAVVEGRNRVTYGELGARVERAAAACIANGVRPGDRVAVWAPNSLDWMVSALGAVSAGAVLVPLNTRFKGAEAADVLRRSGTRLLFVTGTFLGTSYVASLRRAVAEGPALPELEQVVVLSDDAPADFRTWKDFLASGDGVGRAEVRARAAAVEGSWPSDIVFTSGTTGRPKGAVITHEQTLRAYDVWCELAGLRQGDRYLIVNPFFHTFGYKAGVIACLMRGATMIPQPVFSVDTVLANIAAERISVLPGPPTLHQSLLDHPARDSHDLSALRLVVTGAAVVPLRLVEQLHGELGVETVLTAYGLSEASGIVTMCRRGDPLPVIASTSGRAIPGTEVRVEAPAGEPGEVLVRGFNVMRGYYEDEAATAEAVTEDGWLRTGDIGVLDEAGNLRITDRLKDMFIVGGFNAYPAEIEQLLGLHPAVADVAVVGVPDARLGEVGRAYVVRRPGAVLTAHDLIAWARREMANYKVPRSVEFVAELPRNASGKVVKGELRRS